In Chloroflexota bacterium, the genomic stretch CCGCCGCCAGAATCACCGCGGCCTTCACCCCCACGCGGGCGCATTCGTCCACGACGGTCGGTACGCCCTCGCGTGGGATCGCGATGACGACCATCTCGGGCGGCTCGGGGCAGCTCGACACGTTGGGATAGGCCTGCAAGCCATGGACGCGATCATTCCGCGCGTTGATGGGGTAGTACCGGCCGGTGAAACCGAGCGATTGGAGCGCCTGATATGGGCGGCCACCCATCGCGGAGTTATCGGAGGCGCCGACCATTGCGACCGACGAGAACTTGAAGAGGGGCGAGAGGCGATGCTCGGTGGACATTCCCGTCAGAGACCGTAGAACGCGCGGGGATTGTCCTCGGTGATCCGGCGCACCGCGCTGTGGGGGATCTCGCCCCTGTCTGCGCGTTCCTGCAGGATGCGCACGAAACCGAACTCCTGGGATGCGTCCGCGTGGGTGTAGTCGGACCCGGCCATCAGACTCTCCTCCCCCGTGTATTGGAGAATGTACGGGAGATCTTCGTCGACCTGACAGGTGATGTAGAACTTGTTCAGTCGCACGACGTCCGACGGTTTCTCGTATGTATAGACGCGCGCCCCTTCTTCGTGACGGAGCCGACGGAGGCGCCGGAGCGCCTGATACACCATGTGCGGGACCCAGGAAGCGCCGGTCTCGATGAAGCCCCATCGAACGCTCGGGAACCTCGTTGGGATGCCGAAAGTGACCAGGGAGTTGAAGGCGTGAATCGGCGGCAACGACTGGCTCAAGAATCGCTTGGAGGCGAACTCGATCCCCGAGCTGAAATCCGGTGTCCCCGATCCGATGTGGAAGCACACCGGCATGTCGAGGCGCTCGCACTCTTCGTATATGGGGAAGAAGTATTCCTCATTGACCCAGTGGCCTGCCTCTCGGTCGCCCTTTTTCAGGATGCCGCACGCCCCGTGCGCTTTGGCGAATCGAAGCTCCTCGATCGCCTTCGGGATGTCGTGGAATGGCGGCAAGCATACCCAGCGAAGCCGTCCGCCGGTCTGCTCGCAACGGTCTGCTAACCATCGGTTGTAGCTCCGCTTGATCGCCACTTCGACGGCGCTCGAGTCGGTCACGCCGACGAGGAACGTGGTGGGGTAGATGACCTGAACCTCGGTGCCCAGCTCGTCCATGTGCCGGACGCGGGCCATCGGATCGAGCAGCTCGCGCGTGTCCACGGTCGTGTGGGTGCGCTGGTCGTCGCGATGCAAGCGCGGCTGTCGGTGCCCGTCGATCATCCAGTAGCGGGTCGGCGGACGGGACGGGTCGAGCACCCGTGGCGCCGCCGGTTGCGGCTTGAACGCCGCATCGTTGGCATCCATGAACTCCCAGGTTGCTTCGGTCTCGTCGACGTGGGTGTCTGCGTCAATCACGCCCATCGCGCACTCTCCTGAGCGGGCCTGGACCGGGCCGCAGCGATTCGTGGAGGAGTCAGGAGCGGACCACACGCTCCGCCCGCGGCCAGTATACAAGCCCGGCTTTGTGTGGGCGTTGGAGCCGGGTCCTACACCGGGGAAGGCGCGAGGTCGATTCTCCTCCCCAGGGAGCCCCAGTTCAGCGCGATGACCACGAGCCCGACGGCGGCGAAGCCCATCGCGGCGATATACATCCCCGAGTACCCGAACGCGACGATCATGGTCCCCGCGATCGGCGCTCCGAGGCCCTCGCCGACGCGGTAGAACATCGAGTACGTGGCCATGGCGCGACCCATGCGGCCGCGCTCGGCGCGGTCCATCGCCAGCGCCATCAGCGTTGGCTGCGTCATACTCATGGCGAAGGCGTTCAGGACCGCGGCCACGAGAAAGTACTCGATGGTCCGCGCCTGCGTGAACACGGCAAATGCGACGATGGCGACCCCGTAGCCGGCGCCGATCCACACGCCACGGCTCCGGCGGTCTAACGTGCGCCCCAGCATGAGTCGCGCCACGACCGCGGTGAGCCCCGAGGCGACGTAGTACAGCCCGATATTCGTCACCCCCACGGCGCGTGCGTGGAGCGGCACGAACGCCGTGGTGACCGGCGAGGAGAGCGTCACGCAGACCAGAAGCGCCGAGGCGAGGAGGACGGGGCGATCGACGAAGGAGTCCAGGCTCACCCGGCCGCGCGGGAGCTTCAGCGCGCCACGCAGGGACGACGCGCCGGTCCCTATGGTTGGCATTAGGACGATGGCGAAGGCCGCGGCGAGGCCTGCGAGACCGGCGAGGGCGAAGACCGGCGGGAACTGGCCCGTTCCGCTCAGCAGCGTCAGCCCCAGGGCGGGGGCGATGGCCGACGCGATGGTGGTGGCGACGCTGAAATAGCCGGACGCCTCGCCCCGCCGTGTGGATGGAGCGATGAGCGCGACGGCCGTCGAAGCGGACGTGCTGAAGGCGCCCCATCCCACGCCTCGGATCGCGTTCGCCAGAAATGCGACCCATAGCGATGGAATGGTGAAGCTCGCGCCCAGCCCGCCAAGGATCGCCGCCCCGCCCAATAGCGTGCCGCGCACGCTCCACCGGTCGTTCAGGTGGCCGAGCAGCGGCCGAAGCACGAAGCTCGTCGCGCTGAAGGACGAGAACACGAGGCCCGCGATGATGGGCGAGCCACCGAGCTGCTGCACAAACAGCGGCAGCACCACTGTGACGAGCTGATGACTCGCGTAGCAGAGGATCGTGACGATGCACAGGAGCGTGAACCCGCGCGTCCACAGCCGCGGCGGCGCGCCGCTCGTGGAAGATACGTCGATCATTCGCGAAGATAGTCCGCCGGAAAGCCCAGCTCCGCGAGGATGCTCTCCCGATCCTCGTCGAGCAGCGGCGCCGGGCGCATTGGGGCAGGCGTGGCGCTGAGCGATGCTCCGCTGGCGA encodes the following:
- a CDS encoding amidohydrolase family protein is translated as MGVIDADTHVDETEATWEFMDANDAAFKPQPAAPRVLDPSRPPTRYWMIDGHRQPRLHRDDQRTHTTVDTRELLDPMARVRHMDELGTEVQVIYPTTFLVGVTDSSAVEVAIKRSYNRWLADRCEQTGGRLRWVCLPPFHDIPKAIEELRFAKAHGACGILKKGDREAGHWVNEEYFFPIYEECERLDMPVCFHIGSGTPDFSSGIEFASKRFLSQSLPPIHAFNSLVTFGIPTRFPSVRWGFIETGASWVPHMVYQALRRLRRLRHEEGARVYTYEKPSDVVRLNKFYITCQVDEDLPYILQYTGEESLMAGSDYTHADASQEFGFVRILQERADRGEIPHSAVRRITEDNPRAFYGL
- a CDS encoding MFS transporter, with protein sequence MIDVSSTSGAPPRLWTRGFTLLCIVTILCYASHQLVTVVLPLFVQQLGGSPIIAGLVFSSFSATSFVLRPLLGHLNDRWSVRGTLLGGAAILGGLGASFTIPSLWVAFLANAIRGVGWGAFSTSASTAVALIAPSTRRGEASGYFSVATTIASAIAPALGLTLLSGTGQFPPVFALAGLAGLAAAFAIVLMPTIGTGASSLRGALKLPRGRVSLDSFVDRPVLLASALLVCVTLSSPVTTAFVPLHARAVGVTNIGLYYVASGLTAVVARLMLGRTLDRRSRGVWIGAGYGVAIVAFAVFTQARTIEYFLVAAVLNAFAMSMTQPTLMALAMDRAERGRMGRAMATYSMFYRVGEGLGAPIAGTMIVAFGYSGMYIAAMGFAAVGLVVIALNWGSLGRRIDLAPSPV